The DNA region CGGAATCAACAAGTCGTTGTATTGAATTAAATAATCAACTTCAGCATCAGATTGTTTTTTTTCTCTAACCCAAAAATAATTTTTGTGTAATGGCATAGGATTTAAAGTCAGTAATTCCTGACCAACAATATGCTCTGCTACTTTACCTTCAAACACATCATCAATATAGGGATTTTGAAGTATTTGCAGCTGTATGCCGGCAAAATAATTCAGCATGCCTGTATCAAGCAATTGTAATCTTGGTGATTTTTTCTTGTTTTCGAGTAAAGGCAAGCGAGTTGTTTCGGTTGGATATACTAAAGTTATGAGCATTGTTTTCTCCAATGTTCGCAATGATTCGCCTATTTCTTTTGATTTATATTTTCCACCTCCAAAACCTTCAAATTTTATTCTATCCCCTGCAATTCTTAATGAAGTATCTATACAATGCCTGATAATACGAATTTCATTTTCTTTTTTAGAATACTTTTCTACATCTTCCGAATAAGCAGTTATTAAGCTTTGGAAAATTTCACTTACAGCCACAATATCATCTGTTTCGATGTAATTTCTTATAATCTCAGGCATTCCGCCTATCAGGCAATATTTCTTGAAAAGCGAAAGTAATGTTTCGTGCAGATATTTTGGTAAAGGTATTTCATCAATAGCCAATAATGCCTGCCCATGATTGGTTGCCATAAGCATTTCTTCAAAGCTAAAGGGTCTTAATATAAGATATTCAACTCTGCCTACAGGAAAGCTTAAATTGTTGTGCAGCATGGTTTCTAAGAGAGAACCTGCAGCAATTATATGAATTTCGGGAATGTCTTCATAAAAATATCTCAATATGTTCACAGCGGTTGGCGAAGACTGAATTTCATCAATGAAAATTAATATACTTTGTCCCTTTTCGATACGTTTATTTTCACGTAATAACAATAATTTTAAAAAAGATTTTACATCAGG from Bacteroidales bacterium includes:
- a CDS encoding AAA family ATPase, which encodes MYQRKVLSNLKQWKDKKHRKPLILRGARQVGKTTLVKMFSEEFDVFIYLNLDTKQDRELFEQAPDVKSFLKLLLLRENKRIEKGQSILIFIDEIQSSPTAVNILRYFYEDIPEIHIIAAGSLLETMLHNNLSFPVGRVEYLILRPFSFEEMLMATNHGQALLAIDEIPLPKYLHETLLSLFKKYCLIGGMPEIIRNYIETDDIVAVSEIFQSLITAYSEDVEKYSKKENEIRIIRHCIDTSLRIAGDRIKFEGFGGGKYKSKEIGESLRTLEKTMLITLVYPTETTRLPLLENKKKSPRLQLLDTGMLNYFAGIQLQILQNPYIDDVFEGKVAEHIVGQELLTLNPMPLHKNYFWVREKKQSDAEVDYLIQYNDLLIPIEVKAGKTGKLRSLMEFIDVAPHSFAIRIYSGELSLDTIKTMKGKEFQLLNLPFYLVCRINEYIKWFISISK